ACGCAACCAGAACTCAAGACGATCAGTTTCGATGTGGAAGGCATGACCTGTGCGTCTTGTGCCGCACGGGTCGAGCGCGTTCTCTCGAAACAACAGGGCGTGCATGAGGCGACGGTCAATTACGCCGGCCAAGAGGCGCGGGCGGTTCTTGATCCTGACGTCAACGTTGAATCGATTCAACAGGCCATAAAAAAAATCGGATATTCCCTTCATCCCGTGGTTGCAAATACCAAGCGGGATACGGTCGTTCAACGATATTCCCGGGAGGCGCTGCATCAACGGCGCCTGTTGTTTTTTTCCGCCATCTTGACGGTGCCGCTCATGGTCCTGGCCATGGGTCTGCCTGAAACGTCCGCGACCCGTATTGCGCAATGCCTTCTCGCGACTCCTGTGGTTTTCCTGTTCGGCTGGCAATTTCACCGGACATTTTTAAAACAATTACTCGTGTTTCAGGCCTCGATGGATACGTTGATTTCTGTCGGTACGCTGACGGCATGGGGATATTCCGTGTGGGCATTGTTTGCCGGTCATCCCATCTTTTTCGAAACGTCCGCCATGATTATCACGCTGATTCTCTTGGGGCGCTATTTTGAAGCGCGAGCCAAGGGACAGGCCTCTCAAGCAATCGCTCGACTCATCGAACTTGGCGCGAAAGACGCGCGAGTGCTGCGGGAAGGGAAGGAAGTTTTGGTGCCCGTCTCGGAGCTGAGGCGCGGAGAGGTCGTGATCGTGTTTCCTGGAGAGAAGATACCAGCCGATGGGAAGATTCTTTCCGGCGAATCGGCGATTGATGAAAGCATGCTGACCGGAGAGTCGATGCCGGTCGACCGGCAGGCAGGCGAGCAGGTATTTGGAGCGACGATTAACCAGCAAGGCCGCCTGGAAATTCAAGTGACGCAAGTAGGGGAAGGCACGGCATTAGCCAAAATCATTCGTCTTGTCGAGGATGCACAAGCCAGTAAGGCCCCAGTTCAAAAACTTGTTGACTACGTCTCAGGTATATTCGTTCCCGTCGTCATCCTGATCGCCGTGGTTGTGTCGATTGGATGGTGGCTGGGAACTGATGATGTGACCACTGCCATCCGAAACGGCGTGGCTGTCCTGATCATTGCCTGTCCCTGCGCTCTAGGGTTAGCGACCCCTACCGCCATCATGGTCGGGAGTGGGAGGGGGGCTGAGCTGGGCGTGCTCTTTAAAAATGCTGACGTGTTCGAACGCGCGCGTGCGATCGATACGGTGGTGTTTGATAAGACTGGCACATTGACGATGGGGGCCATGACGTTAACGAATGTCGAGACAGATTCGGATGAATCACGGTTTCTGTATCTGGTGGGAACGGTCGAGGCGGCGAGCGGCCATCCGATCGGTCAAGGGGTCGCGCTTGGAGTCGAACAACGGGGGATCGAGTTGGGGGTTCCTCGAACGTTGGAAAGTCTGACCGGCGAAGGAATCGTCGGAGTCGTCGATGACCTTGAGGTGATCGTCGGAAAACTCAAGCTCCTGCAGGCCCGCGGGTTAGAAATGACCGAACGATTGGCCGCAGCGATGACGAAATGGGAAGGGGAGGGGAAAACCACATTTCTGGCAGGTTGGGAAGGCAAGGTACGTGGGGTGTTGGCCGTTGCCGATACGTTACGCCCTCGGGCGGCCGAGACGGTGGGTGCCTTACGGGATTTTGGCGTGGAACCTATGATGCTCACGGGCGATAACCATCAGACGGCTGAGGCTATCGCGCGGCAGGTGGGGATAAGGGAAGTCATGGCCGGGGTCCTGCCGGATGGCAAGGCCGATCGGGTAACGCAATTACGCGAGCGAGGCAAATCGGTGGCGTTTGTCGGCGATGGAATCAATGACGCCCCGGCATTGACGGCGGCAGACCTGGGTGTGGCGGTCGGCACAGGAACGGATGTCGCGATCGAAGCCGGTGATATCGTCTTGATGTCGGGAGATCCTTCGCTCGTGATGACGGCCCTACAATTGGCGAGAGCGACGTTTGCGACGATTCGCCAAAACCTCTTCTGGGCGTTCTTGTACAATGTGGCTGCGATTCCATTGGCCGCTGCCGGATGGCTCAATCCGATGGTTGCCGCGGGGGCAATGGCCTTTTCCAGCGTATCGGTTGTCACGAACTCGCTTCGACTCCGGAAGTTTCCGTTATCTCAATGAATGATTCTGCCCCATATTTTTGTGTCCCTATCACTCCTCTTTTCGCGAATCAACATTCCTTGTAGCCCGCTTCGTCGAGTCTCCGCCATTTTTCAAACAGAAACGTTTTTCCCTTTTCTCCGTTCATCGTGATTGTCCTGTTCGGGATGTGCTGGCAGCATTTGGATGAGATGCCGGCCAGCTGTTTTTGCAGTCTTGATAGGTTTGGAGAAGTTGGGAAATGCAACGTTATTTTTTTTGAATTTCTCATGTTTTTCAGGTTTTTTCTTGATCGCCGTCAAGACCTGGATCTCTTGGGCCGATTTAGGTGGGGGCCACAATCTTGTCCAGGAGTTCGCTATGGGAATGACCGCGGTCGAATTCGTACAGCTCGAAAAACTATGGAGTCGTATTGCGATTCGCCCTCCATATTTTGCGTTTGCTCAGCTCATGCTGGATCCCAGCGGCGTGTTATCAGCCCGGGTGCCGGTTCAGCATAGATTTTCCCTGGAAGCTGGCGCTATTTCAGCGGCAGAGATTGGTCGACATTTGGCGATTTTGGGCCTTTGTTCTGTCGCACTGCAACAGGGAACAGATCAAAAGCATTATTACCTGGCACAGCAGGCGCATTTGATCCGGCGTGGACCAATCCAGACATTTCTGACCTCCGAGCATTTTTTCGGGAAGGCTTGGCCGCTCGCAATCGATCATCGTACCGCGCTCGCGAGGACTCAATTGTGGGACGAGCATCAAGAAACGGTGTTATACGACCTGACTGTTCGGTATGCGACGGTTGGTGAACGTTTGTTCGAACGACTTTTTCAGGGATACCGACAGCAAGAGAGTGGCGAACCTTCTCGGGTTTTCAACCCCTATACACAGTCTCTCCCCCTGAAGAATGTCCAGATAGCAGGGAGGCGATTAACAGCTGTGCTGGGAATTGAATCGCCTCAACAATGCGCCGGGCATTTTCCCTTCTACCCTGCGATTCCGGTCGCCATTCTCATGCAAGCGTTAGCTGAGGCAGCCGGCCGCCTGACGCAAGCGCAACTTGGGCTGCCTGTGTTTTCCTATGTGGTGAGCGATGCGGAAGTCTGTGCTAAGAATTTGGCGTTTGCGGATGAAGGCATCGACCTCATCGCGGAGTACCTTCATCGAATGGATCATGCGCATGTCTTACATTGTCGGGCCAACACGCAGTCAGGCAAAGATGTCGGTCAACTAGAAGTCACGCTCGAGCATTGTCTTCCCTTTGAGATGGCGCAACAGCCGGCTTTGACGAACATCGGAGTCGGCCAGTCTTGATAACGACCGTCTTCGGTGGCGTATTCTTTCTATCTCATTGATTGCCCCAACCCTGTTTCCTCCATAGTTGGTATGATCCATGACTGACCGATCTGATTGTCGTCACAGCAATCAGGGTTCCATGCAGATTGTGTTGTGCCAGGGACTACGATATGCTGTCGTCCTTTCGGGGACGATTTGCCATCTGAGTCGTGGGGGAGATCAGTGTGGGGCTTTTAAAGATTGCTCGATTAGGGCATCCGGCAATCCGTGCTGGCGGAGAGATCGTGAATGCCGGAACCTGTGCGACCCAAGAGTTTCAAGACTTGCTCGACGATCTGATCGAAACGATGCGTGATGCGGATGGCGTGGGCATTGCCGCTCCGCAAGTGCATCGCCCGCATCGGGCTATCGTCATTGAGGTTGAGCCGACGAATCCCCGCTATCCTGGGTATCAGCCTGTGCCACTCACTATTCTCGTGAACCCGAAAATGACCCGGCATTCGTCAGAGACAATAGAGGATTGGGAAGGGTGTTTAAGCCTGCCTGACTTGCGAGGCCGAGTCCCTCGTTGGAGGTCAGTAACCGTCGAAGCGATAGATCGCCAGGGAGGAACGATTGAGTTGCAGGCCGAAGGGTTTTTTGCCCGTGTCCTGCAACATGAGATCGATCATCTTGATGGAAAAGTCTTTGTAGATCGAATGTCCGATCTCTCAACGTTGACCCATCTACACGAATACCGACGCTATTGGGCGTGTTGAATAATGAAATTGTCAAAGGCCATATTTCGTCAGAACGACGTTGTGACTCTGCTGAAATCCTGCTCGCTCGCCAGTGGGGTTCAGGCGGCCTGAGGCCGAGTACGCCGCTGGCGGCTTTTTTTCGGCAACCCCATGTTGGAAGTGATGTGATGATTGCTCGCATCCAAGATGTGAATGTGAAGGAAGCTGAACATGCGCTCTATGAACGGGGCGTCGCGACGATTGCCAATGTGGTCGATCCTGCAACCTGTGAAGAACTCATCGCGCGCTATGATGACACGAAATCGTTTCGCAAGCGTGTCAACATGGAGCAGCATAATTTTGGCGTAGGAGACTATGCGTATTTTGCCGAGCCACTTCCTCGCTTGGTCGCGGGATTGCGCACGCAGGCCTATCGGCAGTTAGTCCCCGTTGCCAATAGGATGATGCGGGACATGGGATTAGATCTTCATTACCCTGCCACACTCAAACAGTTTCGTGCGTATTGTCGTGAGCACGGTCAGACCCACCCAACCCCATTGCTACTTCATTATCAGGCTGGAGGTATGAATCGATTGCATCGAGATGTCTATGGTCCGACCCTGTTTCCTCTCCAGATGATGATCATGCTGAATCAAAAGGGACGAGATTATGAGGGCGGTGAATTCGTGCTGGTGGAAAATCGTCCTCGGCAACAATCTCAAGCGACCGTCCTGACGCCTGCTCAGGGCGATCTGGTTATCTTCCCGGTGTCTGAGCGGCCGATTTCCGGTAGGCGAGGCATGCTGCGTGCCTCTGTTCGGCATGGAGTGAGTCGAATTCATTCCGGTGAGCGATGGGCGCTTGGGATTATTTTTCATGATGCCCGTTAGTTTTTTCTCATTTCGAGCGGCTATCTTCGTTGGCGTGTCACATTGTCGAGAAGCTCTGTGACTGTATACTTGATGAGAGAGCTTTCTGCCAATGCCGATTGTACTGAAGCGAGTCTATAAAGCACCTGCGAAGGAAGATGGGTTGCGTGTTTTGGTCGAACGTTTATGGCCACGCGGGATTTCCAAGGAAAAGGCTCAGATTGATCTTTGGTTAAAGGAGGCGGCTCCATCCAAAGAGTTACGAACCTGGTTTGGGCATGATCCGGATAAATGGAAGGCCTTCAAAAATCGGTATTTCCAGGAACTCAAACACCATTCGAGCATTCTTGAAGACATGCGGCAAAAGGTCAAGACCCAACGCGTGACCTTTGTGTTTGCTTCCAAGGAAGAGCGTTACAACAATGCCGTTGCCTTAAAGGAATATTTGGAACATGATAGATAGGGAGGCTTGGCGGTTGTATCGTTGAATGCGGATACGTCGTATGGGGTAAGCCTGCCGCTCGCGTTCGTTTTATTCTCAGCGTTGGGAGGGAGTATGCGACCGTTCAATTTTCAGGGTTCAACGGCAATGGTGTTTTTTCTGGCATGCGTGTTTCTTCTTCAGGGATGCCTGCAAACTTCCCGCATCAATACTGATCCTCCTGGAGCGCAAATCATGTTGAACGGCGCGCCGCTGGGCAAAACGCCGATCTATTACAATACGCGAGCGGGAATTCCTAAAACCTATTTTTTAGAGATCGAGAAATCTGGGTGCAAAAAGGTCGAGACTAAATTGGAATCGAATTACCGCGCTGACCTGTCTCTTGCCTTGTTGATTCCAGGCATTGTCCCGTACTTTTTCAGTGCCCGATTGGAGGATGATTACAAGTTTATACTGTTGCCGTCAGATTCAAAGTCCACGTGTTGACCGTTCGCGCGCAATCTGGACGAGATCGGGTAGTTTGCAATATGATTGTCTTAGATTATTCGCATGCCGTCTTTTTCCAAAAGTGTTTCTGCCAAGCCATGGTTCGGTTGGCTTGTGTTTCTCATCCTCCTAGGCATGATTCTGCTGGGATGGATTTTTCTGCAATTGACAGAAACCTACCTCGGAGAGCTCAAGGGTTTATCGCCAGATGTTCCTCAGCCATCCTTTGATACATCAGCCTATCTGCTCATTTTGATTTCGATGGCGGCTGGGTTTCCGGCCGTAGGAATCGGAACCTACTTTCTGTATCGGGGGCATCGCATGCGGGTGACGCAACAACGGTCTGTGTCCAAAAATCTGGCCATCGAGCATGCTCCGGTCATTGGAAGCACACGAGCTATCACGCGAGGACTCGTCTTGATGATCAGCGGAGGATTGATTATCATTAGCGGCCTTGCTATGCCCCTTATCGTATGGCGCCTCGCCGAAACCTTCTAGACAGCAATGTAAGGAATGGTTATGAAGAAATTGACCAGCCGTCCTCATGTCACTCATGTTTTGTTAGCGTTTGGTATGACTGCGATCATGTTGGTGGGCTGTGAGGTGAAGAATGCCGGCCATGAGACCTTGCAGGATGCGCAGGAACAAGAATGTTTTGAGACTCAATCACCAAATTCGCCAGATTGTCTTGATCCTGAATCGTTTGATGAATACGAACGTCGGATGCAGAGTTATCCCTTCTAATGTCAATAGATGATCCATATCCAACATCCATTGGGAACGTTCTCTTTCTTTGAGCAGGCATTCAAATTCGATGCTTCTGATGGCTCGTTGCCTGTACGCTCTTTGGTAATATGATCCTCTCAAGTCCGGCGTTTCAATGGAGATGTCCGTAACGGTTCAGGCTTTTTTTATCTATCTTGAAAGAGAGGGTGACCATGAAAGGGTATTATTGTGCATTCTGTCTCTGCGTACTCAATATCTCCTTGCCGGCGAGTAGCCTTGCTGGCGATGCCAGTCTTGGTATGGCCGCTCATGGCAATATTCGGGTTCCTCAATCTGGTATGGTGGCCGATATGTTCGGAGCTCCTCGCATGCCGAATTTGGGTACACTCAAAAAACCCTATAAGACTCCCATGACGCGGGAGCGCCGACGTCAGGATATTTCCACGACTTCAAAAACCCCGCAACCAGCCAGGAGCCAGTCGCATCAGAGCAAACCGTAACGGACCGTTCTATGATCTCCCTAAGGCTTGCCGTCCTCTCTTAGACAGCTCAAGGAACCATGATGAGAATAATCAAGGCGGGTCTATGCTCTCTAGTGATCATGACGTGTCTGGGAGAGGTGAGATGGGCTCATAGCGAGAGTCCCCATGAGTTCAGCCAGAATTGTCCGAAAAATTTATCGGAGCTGGAAGAAAAAATGGAAAATCTCTTGACGCGCATCATCAATGATCGATTTAAAAAGACCATGCGGTCATCCATCCATGCTTCAATCCCTCAAGCTATCCAGCAGGCTGATGGAATCATCCAGCAAATGGCGTCTCTACGGAAGCAAATTCGTGAGCAACACCGCTCGCAAGCGCGTGCGGAATACGTGGCTCGAAAAGCTGTAGGAAATCTGGATCGTGATCTTATTGCCTGTAAGCCTGGAGAAGAAGGAAGGTACTGTGATGCGGTTGAACAATTTTATATCGGTAAAGCCTCTATCCTCGCGAATCAAAGTTTTCTGAATGCCTTAGCCTGTTATCAAGCCCAAGGGGTTCGTTAACAGCGCGTCCTCCGGTTTCGCGTATCGTTCGTGTCTGCTACTAATCCTCCGAACTATGAGTTGACCACCATACCCTGGATCAGCCAGGCCTTCGACGATCCGTGTCTGTTGGTCGGCGGCGGCTCTCTTTAGAGGACACATCCCGCGCGGTACGACGTAGAACCAGACGAAAGGTGATACCCGCTTGGCTGTCCTGACACACATGGATGTTTCCTTCACGTCTTGAAGAGCCAAGGCGTACAAGAGCGCGCTGGGCGTTTCGGTATCACTGAAACGGCTATAACGAACAGCCATGTCATTGGTTGGCGGATTAGTAGGCAATCTCTCGACTGATTTTTGTCATCGCGTGCACGAACTCTGGCAGGGGTACTTGTTGAGGCCTGAAGACCTGTTCCTGGCGTTGTTGTGCGTGGTGTTGGAATTTCGGCATTTGCTCGTTGGATACCATCAACAACGTACCCAATGACGTCAGGTATTCTCCACTGCCTTTGGCGATGTCTTGTCGTAGGTTCTCATGGTTGGTTGCCATAAACGCGTTGAGCCGTTGGTCGGGATGGAGAAGTCCATCTACGGTAAACCATGCTCCAGGTGTCGTGGAGGATAGGAAATTACTCGTGGCATCTGCGACTGACTCAGTCGACGCCTTGAGGGTACAACCCGTTTCCAATGCCATGAAACTGATGAGGGTGAGGATGAAGAATCGTCTTCGAGGTACGTGATAGTTCATGTTCGTTCCTTCCCGTTGATCAAAATTTCGTTCTATACTGATGAGAATTGACTCTGGAGTCAAGTTAGAAGACATGACATTCATCTTCAGAGGATTATCTATCGTTTCCATGCGCTTTGAAAGACGCATGAAGGAGCCGCGTTTAAGCCTGTTCTTCAAAATTCCGATGAGAAAATGGAGCGCGACGAGTTCGCGAACGACCGATTTATGACATAAGACCAAGATTGGGCAAGCCGTACATGCCAAGG
The genomic region above belongs to Nitrospirales bacterium and contains:
- a CDS encoding DUF3015 domain-containing protein; its protein translation is MNYHVPRRRFFILTLISFMALETGCTLKASTESVADATSNFLSSTTPGAWFTVDGLLHPDQRLNAFMATNHENLRQDIAKGSGEYLTSLGTLLMVSNEQMPKFQHHAQQRQEQVFRPQQVPLPEFVHAMTKISREIAY
- a CDS encoding 2OG-Fe(II) oxygenase, translating into MNNEIVKGHISSERRCDSAEILLARQWGSGGLRPSTPLAAFFRQPHVGSDVMIARIQDVNVKEAEHALYERGVATIANVVDPATCEELIARYDDTKSFRKRVNMEQHNFGVGDYAYFAEPLPRLVAGLRTQAYRQLVPVANRMMRDMGLDLHYPATLKQFRAYCREHGQTHPTPLLLHYQAGGMNRLHRDVYGPTLFPLQMMIMLNQKGRDYEGGEFVLVENRPRQQSQATVLTPAQGDLVIFPVSERPISGRRGMLRASVRHGVSRIHSGERWALGIIFHDAR
- the def gene encoding peptide deformylase codes for the protein MGLLKIARLGHPAIRAGGEIVNAGTCATQEFQDLLDDLIETMRDADGVGIAAPQVHRPHRAIVIEVEPTNPRYPGYQPVPLTILVNPKMTRHSSETIEDWEGCLSLPDLRGRVPRWRSVTVEAIDRQGGTIELQAEGFFARVLQHEIDHLDGKVFVDRMSDLSTLTHLHEYRRYWAC
- a CDS encoding heavy metal translocating P-type ATPase, giving the protein MTQPELKTISFDVEGMTCASCAARVERVLSKQQGVHEATVNYAGQEARAVLDPDVNVESIQQAIKKIGYSLHPVVANTKRDTVVQRYSREALHQRRLLFFSAILTVPLMVLAMGLPETSATRIAQCLLATPVVFLFGWQFHRTFLKQLLVFQASMDTLISVGTLTAWGYSVWALFAGHPIFFETSAMIITLILLGRYFEARAKGQASQAIARLIELGAKDARVLREGKEVLVPVSELRRGEVVIVFPGEKIPADGKILSGESAIDESMLTGESMPVDRQAGEQVFGATINQQGRLEIQVTQVGEGTALAKIIRLVEDAQASKAPVQKLVDYVSGIFVPVVILIAVVVSIGWWLGTDDVTTAIRNGVAVLIIACPCALGLATPTAIMVGSGRGAELGVLFKNADVFERARAIDTVVFDKTGTLTMGAMTLTNVETDSDESRFLYLVGTVEAASGHPIGQGVALGVEQRGIELGVPRTLESLTGEGIVGVVDDLEVIVGKLKLLQARGLEMTERLAAAMTKWEGEGKTTFLAGWEGKVRGVLAVADTLRPRAAETVGALRDFGVEPMMLTGDNHQTAEAIARQVGIREVMAGVLPDGKADRVTQLRERGKSVAFVGDGINDAPALTAADLGVAVGTGTDVAIEAGDIVLMSGDPSLVMTALQLARATFATIRQNLFWAFLYNVAAIPLAAAGWLNPMVAAGAMAFSSVSVVTNSLRLRKFPLSQ
- a CDS encoding DUF488 family protein: MPIVLKRVYKAPAKEDGLRVLVERLWPRGISKEKAQIDLWLKEAAPSKELRTWFGHDPDKWKAFKNRYFQELKHHSSILEDMRQKVKTQRVTFVFASKEERYNNAVALKEYLEHDR
- a CDS encoding PEGA domain-containing protein — protein: MRPFNFQGSTAMVFFLACVFLLQGCLQTSRINTDPPGAQIMLNGAPLGKTPIYYNTRAGIPKTYFLEIEKSGCKKVETKLESNYRADLSLALLIPGIVPYFFSARLEDDYKFILLPSDSKSTC